tgcagtcatttctcaattattctaagtcattatgcttgcaaaactAATGTGTACTAACTATCCTGgctttaaattgaaaccagcacTTCAGAGATACGGCAAATTTGAAACTTTGACATCATATGCGTGAACGTTTATAAGTCAAAGTTCATTTAGCTTttcagacattttttttttcaaacaagtaGCAAAATGTATGTTAATGTAACCGAGTGTAAGCAATGATGCTCCATGCAGTTTTGTTCCATAAGGAGCTAGCTTTGTTAAATGGGAGCGACAAGCGAGGTCAGATCCTTTTTCCAGGAATTACTGTAATTCATCCCATGTTTGTTCAAACGATcagataacaataacattgACCCGAATTTCTGTGATGCTATACGCTGTTtgcataaatggctgccaattaattattgttttatcctTGTACTAATTAGTGTTACTGGCCCCGTCAGCATGcgaaaaactaaaagaaaacattcacaAAAAGATGAGGCCAATCAGTCTAATTAGCgtttatataaaataataataatgaagtcGCCATTTATACAGAAGGTGTTTGTCATTGAGTGTCCGAGTTACTCCTGGTTGGCCTCAAATAGTGCAGTTCCTCTGAATGTGATTTTTTGGGTACGCCAGTtgccaaaaacatttcttggacAGCAGTACCCCAAAGAGAGAGATATGATGTGATTATTGATACttcatgttaataataataataataatgaacgtTCTTAATACGCATTTAAGAATCTCAATGCGCTtacaatagataataaaaataataacaataacaaattatcaataacaacaataaaaattaaaacacttaAACTACAAAGGTGACATTACTCATCACGGAAGTGGCGACGAAAAAGGTAAGTCTTAAGTGCCGTTTTAAAAGTTGGCAGGGACGAGGCTGACTTAATATGTTCAGGTATAGAGTTCCACAGTTTAGGAGCAGCGAAGGCAAACGTCCTCTCACCATAGTATAGGGTATTAGGGCGGTATGACTTCAGAAGTAAGGATTGCATGGAAGAGCGAAGTATCCGTGAAGGATTCGGAAACTTGAGTAGCTCGCGGAGGTAAGATGGACCTTGATTGTGGAGACACTTATACGTAAGAAGCAGGATCTTAAATTCCAGTCTGGCAGGTATAGGCAACCAGTGGAGATCCCTCAGAATAGGGGTCATGTGGTCAGATCGACGAGCTCCCACAATCAGCCTAGCCGCAGTATTCTGAACTCTTTGAAGCTTAGAGAGTTCGTAGGAGGGGAGACCATATAGGAGACTGTTACAGTAGTCTAAATGCGAAATAACAAGTGCATTTACCAATCGCTTAAGTGGGTCCGGAGGTAAATACTTCCGAATGCGGCCGATAGAGTTAATAAAGAAGAAAGCTTTTTTACAAAGATCATTGATGTGGCTGGATAAGGTGAAATTAGCGTCCATGATAACTCCAAGGTTTCGGGTCTTAGATGTAATGTTCAAAAACAGTTtttgtcattatcatcattgccTTTATTATCAATTGGTaatgttctttttgttttcatattagATGAAGGCATCCTGTTCAAACAAGGAACTCCAACTGATAATGAACTGCTCAGCCTTGCTCAAGATACAATATCGGTATGGGAGAAGCTTGGCTTAGCTTTAGATCTGACAAATTCACATTTGGATGAGGTCAATGCTGACCACTCCGATGTATTAGACAAGTCATATGCTATGCTGAGAAAATGGAAAGAATCTCATGGAATTGAAGCAACTTTTGAGCGTTTGGCAAAGGGACTCAAGCACAAAGCAGTTAATAGGCGTGACTTGATTGATAAATATTGTCGTGACCAAGGTAATTAGTGTAGAGTAGTTTATATATTATTATGCCATCCAaagaacacaaacaaaaaacagtaaaactaGTTTGAATCAGGGATTTATCACGGAATGTAATTAAAAAATGACATCAAAGGACAACAACTTCAGGCACATGTTCAAGTACTCAGGGAACGTAACATTTTGGATCAGAATCACCACAAATAACTTGaacatagagcggttttcaaatgactgtcgaaaaaccaaaaccaaagcaattactccgaccaatcacaacaggaacaaacagctccatgagccaatcacaattcctagcaattacctgtaactcgctcgaagcgcgggaaaaatcacgcgtacatggtgcgattggttttggttttgcgtctcattggttgaaaaactggcgcgagtattttaagccagtcactaagcgtagcaaacgcaatcacgtaattactttcgacagtcatttgaaaactgctctaatgagTAATTTATAGGTCTTTCAAAGGCTGTTGCATTTGCCTTGGGAACCGTTTGTTGACGGTCTCTTTTTGGAACTGAGGCAGCTTTTGTCGTCAGAACCGAGGCAGCTTTTGTCATCTTCGAGACGCATGCGGGAGTCTCTCGTAACGTATAAAAGCCCGAACATTTTCAGAAAACTGAGTCAAAACCTTGTCATTTGacttgcttttctttgtttacatcATAGCTGCCGAGTTGGCTTCAAGAGTCGCTGTTTTATCTCTTCCGCCAAACGGTGCGGTTACTGCTGACGAAACAGCAGGTGAGCATGAGTAAAACTGTTTGTTGCCTATGTTACCGTTTTCTTGATTATGTATGTATCGATTTGTCTGGTTTTTTATCATTAGATGAAACCGCGGTTATCTCGATTCTCCCTGGAAGCCCATTTCACGTAACGCAAAGACGAGGAAGAGAAATACAGAAGATTTGTGAAGCCTTTGAACGGTTAAATGAGAGCGCGTCCCGTTCTCTCGTATCTGGGGTATTCGTTAAAGGTCCCCCGGGCTGTGGAAAAACGCAGCTAGCTAGGCAATTCGGCAAAGAATACATAAAGTGGGTGGAGAACGGGCGGCGAAAAATTGTCGCAACACTTTACGCGCGCAGCGCAGAGTCTTTCCTGGAATCATATAAAGAATTGCACGAAAAATTGGAAATACGGAAGCATTCTGTAGAGAAAGGAGACATACGAGAACGCATCAAAACTTACGCAGATGATGTAAAAAGCCATCTGAGAGAGAGCTGTTGTACCTGGCTAATCATTGTCGACAATCTCACAATTAATGACCCACTAAGAGACTTCTGGCCAGCGCCCGGAGAAAACAGCCTTTGGGGGAAGGGGATGGTATTAGTAACGACACAAGATAGCGAGTTGGCCCCTATAGCGCATGCGAATGCCGAAGTGATTGGACTGGACTCTGGAATGACAGAGGAAGATGCTATGCTTCTGCTGAGTGATGTTTCTGGGATCAAAGCAGATGACGACGCAAAAGGAGTTGCTCGCGTGTTAGGTTATTATCCTCTTTCTCTGGCGTGCGCTGCCGTTTATGTCAGACAAATGAGAGAAGACCGGCCGTTTTCCAAGTTCTCCTGGAAAAATTACAAGGATAATCTCCAGAAGTACTTTGCGGATGTTGATCATTCTGATTATGCGCATCACAATGCATGTTATCCGCAATCGATGATTCCAGCAGCCGAATTCGCTGCCCGAAGGATGGCGGAAAACAACGAAGTGCTTCGAGCTGCTTTCGTGTTTCTGTCTTACTGTGCTCTTCAACCTGTGCCTTTGGACACTGTAGCGCAGTATGTCGTGCGCTTAGCTTCAGGTTCGGGTGATGGAAAAACAAGAGTTCCAGACGACATCAAGCGCAAGATAGCAAGCTGTTCGCTGCTTATATATCCCGAAACTGGAGAGAGAGGAATCGAGGTTGTTACACTCCATCAAGTCATGAGATGGGCTTTTTCACAAATCAGAAGAAGACCAGACAAGAAATCTGGATCGCAGCTTCAGTCATCTGGGAACGATGACGTTTCGGAGGAAAGACAAGAACATAATGGAGTTCTGCAAACTCTCAACATGGTTTACCACAACGTAAAGGGCAACATGAAAAAGGATGCCATCGCTACGAGGATAATTCTGAGTCCTCATTTAAAGGAGTTTATTTTTAACCCAGGGAATGACCAAGATCTTGAGAAGATTGATATTGTGGAAGCTCTAGTTTACCTGGCTGATAGCCTCGTTCACGTTGCTGGCGCAAAGGACAATTCTCGCGTTGCCTTACTCGAGCGCGCGAACTGTATCAACAAAGAACTTGAACGAGAAGACTTGAGCACATGTGCTTTACTGTGTGATTTAGGGTACACGTATCGCGAAGCTGGTAAATTGGATAAAGTAATACCAGTGCTAGAAGAGGCTGATAGACTCTGTCAGGATCATACGGAAACTGAATGGATGAAAAGGAGGTCCCATCTATTGAACGTTCTAGCATTTACATACCGCGAGAGTTTTCAACTTGACCAGGCAAAGGAGTACATGAAGATGAGTGTTGACGTCACAAAAGCAGCTTTCGGCAAAAACCATGTACAGGTTGTGGAAAGGTTATGTAATTTGGGGGTAATTTTACATGACCGCTGGGAAAATGACCAGGCGATGGAAGTGCTTAAAGAAGCCAGGAGTATTGTTGAAACAAGCGACACGTCAGAGCTTTTCATTCGCGCTCAGGTGTTAAACTACACTGCGAAAGTGCATCTCCGTTGGTATCTTGGTTTACGTTTCACTCACCCACGCGAGCCGAGCACACGCAAACATCTCGAAGAATCGGACATCCTGCACGCCCAGGCTTTGGAAATTTACATGGAGCATCATGGAGATCAGCAGAAATTCACCACTGGAGTAATGATGACTTACGGAACTGCAAAACTGCACTTAGGAGATATCAAGCAGGCGCAAGAGATGTGCGAAAAGGCTGTTCAAGTTTATCGAGACTCAGGACATATTGCGTGGCCGCGCGCTGGAACATTTCTCGCTGACATCTTCCTCGTGCGCAAAGAGTATTCTCGAGCGAAggagtttttagaagaaatTGTTAAAGCTCACGACGATATGAGTCTGAACGTGAGCCCTGGAGCTTATCACCCTAGAGCGCTCTTAGCTGAGGCATACGCTAATCTAGGGAATGTAGAATCTGCAAAACAGATCTTGAAGCAGTTACTTGAAGAGTGGAAGGAAAAAGGCATGCATTCTGAACATTATTGGGTTGCACGTGCACGGGCTTTCATCGAGACACTTAAATCGCGCGAGGAGGACGTCGTGGAGTTTGCACGTGGACAAGTGCCATCGTTGTAATCTCCTAAAAACTGCAGAGGagccaagaaaaagaaaaacgtaaTTGCTCAATTAGAATGAGATCGTTCGTTCCTCCACACTTTTAAAGCACTTATTCAACAAGGAGAGAAGAATTAAATCAAAGTCACAAGTCATATCGAGCAAGGTAAATTAATTGAGCGCTTCCCTCTGGGGCTTTTCAAGGCCAGTGAAACAAACTACTCAAATTAGCTGGATAGGTTAAGAATCCCTACTGGCAGGAGACAGACCAGATGGCTTTGAAAGAGCGCAGCCGAgcagttgaaccagggactatcTGGAACAAGCCTAGTTTGAGGCCAGAGCAGGACTTGAACTCGGATCTTGGATTGCATGTCCGGCGCGGCAACCACTCGGTCATGTTGCCTCTTGAAAGCAATAAAATAACAGAGACATGTCGACAGCAACACCTTCAAGTCATTGATGCTAGCTTGGTTTGATTATGAAAAATGATCGAGTTGCACATTTAGTTAACATTAAATCTGTCTTTCTCTATCCTTGCTTTCAGATCGTTCCACTGTGAttaaacacgacgggcatttgagaacacgaaggaattGAAGAAAAcgcgagtgttctcaaatgttcggtgtatacacggcttaggcttcttcatttgcctTACGATATATAGGTAATAAGGCAAAAAACAATAAGCCACACGGATACACGAAGCTTTCGTATGATATAAAACCTCC
This window of the Acropora muricata isolate sample 2 chromosome 14, ASM3666990v1, whole genome shotgun sequence genome carries:
- the LOC136897567 gene encoding uncharacterized protein, which codes for MALQPKDEGILFKQGTPTDNELLSLAQDTISVWEKLGLALDLTNSHLDEVNADHSDVLDKSYAMLRKWKESHGIEATFERLAKGLKHKAVNRRDLIDKYCRDQAAELASRVAVLSLPPNGAVTADETADETAVISILPGSPFHVTQRRGREIQKICEAFERLNESASRSLVSGVFVKGPPGCGKTQLARQFGKEYIKWVENGRRKIVATLYARSAESFLESYKELHEKLEIRKHSVEKGDIRERIKTYADDVKSHLRESCCTWLIIVDNLTINDPLRDFWPAPGENSLWGKGMVLVTTQDSELAPIAHANAEVIGLDSGMTEEDAMLLLSDVSGIKADDDAKGVARVLGYYPLSLACAAVYVRQMREDRPFSKFSWKNYKDNLQKYFADVDHSDYAHHNACYPQSMIPAAEFAARRMAENNEVLRAAFVFLSYCALQPVPLDTVAQYVVRLASGSGDGKTRVPDDIKRKIASCSLLIYPETGERGIEVVTLHQVMRWAFSQIRRRPDKKSGSQLQSSGNDDVSEERQEHNGVLQTLNMVYHNVKGNMKKDAIATRIILSPHLKEFIFNPGNDQDLEKIDIVEALVYLADSLVHVAGAKDNSRVALLERANCINKELEREDLSTCALLCDLGYTYREAGKLDKVIPVLEEADRLCQDHTETEWMKRRSHLLNVLAFTYRESFQLDQAKEYMKMSVDVTKAAFGKNHVQVVERLCNLGVILHDRWENDQAMEVLKEARSIVETSDTSELFIRAQVLNYTAKVHLRWYLGLRFTHPREPSTRKHLEESDILHAQALEIYMEHHGDQQKFTTGVMMTYGTAKLHLGDIKQAQEMCEKAVQVYRDSGHIAWPRAGTFLADIFLVRKEYSRAKEFLEEIVKAHDDMSLNVSPGAYHPRALLAEAYANLGNVESAKQILKQLLEEWKEKGMHSEHYWVARARAFIETLKSREEDVVEFARGQVPSL